In Drosophila miranda strain MSH22 chromosome XR, D.miranda_PacBio2.1, whole genome shotgun sequence, the genomic window ACTCCCACGCAGCTACTCAACAGGTTTCTGCGTCTGTTCTTCGCGTTTGTGCAGAACAATTGCACGGGACCCTTTGACAAAGTCGCCGATTGCCAGAAAATGCTGAGCCAACTGCAGTTGGAGGCATTTGAGCCGCAGGAGCAGCTGAAGGCCAGCGGCGAGGAGTTGAATCCCAACGTCAAGACGGGCGAACTGCTGGTTGTGGCCAGGGAAATACTGCGCGGCTTGTTGGAAGCTTATCCAGACTCAAAGGTAAGCAAACAGACTGTGCTTTCTGTCAGACGATGATCCCAATCCTTCTTTAGGTCCTGGCCGTGTGGAATATACGGCTGATTTGCCAGCATCAGCTTATCATGGACGACCTGGCCGCCTCCCTCTACGAGCAGTTCAAGGCGGGAGCTGTGGTACTGCGGCCCCAAGCGAAGCACTTTTCCAGCAGGGAACTGCagtctctgctgctgctggagctggcCAATGGCTACCTGCTGTTCCATCGCTCCGAAATGGCCTCCCAAGTGCTGGATGAGCTCTGCTCGCACCTCCAGGTGGAACTGAAGGTCGAGGGTTTGCTGGGAGTGCGCACAAAGTTCCAGCAGAAGCCCCTGCCCCAGCTCTGCCTGAAAGTGGAGCAGCTGTCGGAGCTGACGGAGGCCAGCAGCCCTGCCCTGCCAGCGGCTGCCGAGACCAACAGGCAGACAAAGCTGCCCAAGCTGCTGCTCCTGGAGGATGATACACGACTGGAGCGAATACGCTTCATTGAGCCAAAGGACAATGATGTCATGACTTTGCCCAGCGTCCTGCAGGCCCTCGTCCTGGCCAAGGTGTGAGTAGACAATCAATACGACAAGATATGGCTTCTCTTAATCCGTGATTTCTTCCACAGAAAACAGTTGAAGCGCTCGCAGCCGAAGGACCGCCTGGCAGATGAGCAGCTGGAGCCGTACACCCAGACGTTGCTCTACCAGGAGCACGGACCCCTTCAGGTGCGCCAGGCAGCCTTGCTCCTGAACTGCCTGCAGGAGTCTAACCAGCGCCGGACTGTCGAGCGCAGCTGGAAGCAGTGCGAGGAGTGCGTCAAGCTGTTGGACCATAGCGAAGAGCAGCAGTCGCTGAGATCTAGGCTGTCGTATGGATTCGCGGCCCACCTCCAGCCCATCTGGCAGGTTCAGCTTCAGCTGGTGGATCTCCTGAGGTCCCTGGGAATGACCAAGACAGCTCTCGACATTTGCCTGAAGATTCAGGCCTGGCAGCAGGTTATTGACTGCTACACCAGTCTGGAGCTGCGGCACAAGGCGGCGGAGATCATACGCCAGGAGCTGGAGAAGAAGCCCAcggcgctgctctactgcctACTGGGCGACGCCATCGATGATCCGCAGTGCTACGAGCAGGCCTGGCTGCATTCCAAGAAGACGAGCAGCAAGGCCCAGTCCTACTGGGGAAACTACTTCTACAGAAGGGCGGAATATGCCCAGGCCCTGGAGCACTTTCAGCTGTCGCTGGAGATCAATACGCTGCAGGAGTCGACGCTCCTGCGCTGCGGCTATTCCGCGATGCAGCTGGAGAAGTGGGAGGCGGCCGTTAAGTCCTACCTGGCCTACACCCACCTGGAAGCCAACGGGTTCGAGTCGTGGAACAATCTGGCCAAGGCCCTGATCAACCTGGGCGACAAGCAGCGGGCGCATCGTGTGCTGGGCGAGGCCCTCAAGTGCAACTACAGCAACTGGAAGGTGTGGGAGAACTACATGCTGGTGGCCGTGGACACCTGCCACTGGGACGATGCCATGCGAGGCTACCAGCGTCTGTCCGAGCTGAAGCAGCACTACCTCGACCAGGAAGTGCTCGCGAGAATCGTCTACGGCATAGCCAAGCAGCATCAGGAAGGACCCAGCCAGCTCCTAATCAAGAGGATTGTCCAGCTCCTCGGCCAGCAGTGCATCCAGCACGGCAACGAGCCCCTGGTCTGGGAGCTGGCTGCCGTGGTGGCCGCCACACCGCTGAAGAAGGCCGAGCGGCTGGTCAAGTCGTATCGGGCCTACACGGCCAAGCATTTGGGATGGGAGGTCAAGGCAGAGCATGCCCAGAAAGCTCTGGATCTGTGCCTGGAGGTGGCCGAGCTGTCTCTGGCGGCGGTCCAGGAGCATGCCGCCGACGAGAGCGAAGTCATGATCACATCCACACTAAACTCGGCCCGACTGTCCGGTACATCCTGTCTGAACGCCCTGCGGCGCGCTATCAACGTCAATGTGCCGCCCGAGCAGCAGGAGAAGGCGGAGCAACTGGACAAACGGATCGCAGATCTAACCCAAGTGGTGCAGCAGCGAATGAACACGCAACGGTCGGTTTAGCCGGACTCTGAACTAGATTTAGTGTTTATTAGTTGTACATGATAATTGTGTATTTAAAAAACTCCTTGGGCGTCGGCTAAGTGTGGCATGGGCTACCGTGTTGTGTTGAAGTTTCGAAAagtaaaagaaacaaaaggATCAAAACTAAATGAACGGGTTTAAAGGACGTTCAGCTTGGTGCTGATCAGCACTCGAACGCTCTGATCGAAGGCCCCACAGACGGCGAGGCCCAGCTTGTCCGGATGCCAGTCGAAGCAGTGCACCGGCTGGGAGCTCAATGTGGCCGCACTGACCATGTGCAGAGTGCCAGCCACGCCCGTTTTGTTGCCGTCCGCGTCCTGGACGACTCTCTTGTCGGGATACTCGTACTGCCAGAGGCGTATGGAGCCAGTGCCACCGCCAGTGAGGAAGACATCGCGATTCTGTGGCAAATGACGAGCCATCCAGACAGTGGCTTTGGGGCCGCTGATGACACCGTTTGTGCCCACACTACGGCCGGCGTTGCGCTCCTCGACATAGCTGAATCCCTTGGTCGGATGCTGGTGGCGCATATCGTAGACCAGGAGGCCTCCCTCCAGCGTGGTTACGGCCAGTTTATTCATCGGGATGTCGCGGCGATCAAACTCGAGGCCACAAATGCCGTTCTTCATGGACGCCTCCCAGCGCACGGAGAGCGTACGGAGGTCGAAGAGCTTCAGGTCCCCGTTGTCATAGCCAGCCGCTACCATGCGCTCCTCCGAGTTGAAGGTATTGCCGAAGGCCACTGCCCAGCAGTCGCGCCGGCCGCTGCTCTGATTGATGCCGTCCCCCATTTGCGGTGGCGGTGAGATGTCCACCACAGGAGACTGTCCCTGTCGTATGTCCCACACCTTGACGGCGCCATCACGGCTGCCGGTGACGATTTCGGGGGCTCCACAGTTGTGCTGATTTCCGCCAATGGCATCGATGGTGTTGATGATGGCCGTGTGGGCCTTAACATTGTACACCGGCAACTCGGGACGCTCCATATCGCTGAAAAATAGCCTGATGGATGAACAGATCTAGCATTGGCAGTGGCCAGTGGCCCCTGATATTCTTACAGCACTTGCAGCCTCCCCTCGAAGTCTCCAATGGCAATGTGACGGTTTCGCAGCGAGGCTGCCCCGAATGTGCCGCACTTGAAGGCCACCTTCTTCTCCACAGTCTTCACCTTGACCAGCTGGTCCTCGTTCAGCTCGTAGATGTCCATAATGCCATGGCTGTTCGCCTTTGAGCCGAGCACCACAAACTTGGCCGAGAGCGGAATCCATTTCGTGTCGTACACCGTGTAGTTAACGGACGCGTTCAAGTGCTCAATCAATTGGGGCTTGTCCATTTTGTTGCCTTTTCAGTTCAAGCAGAGTCTGATTATGAAATCTGAACGGAATTTCACAAACAACTTGTTTAAAATGCGTTTCCATAGTTCCGACGTGCCGGCAAGTCAGAGTTTTCGATATATTATTAGATTATTTATCAATAGTTCTCACACGCTGATTTCGAGCCACAATTTGGGTACTCCTGAAACGCATTTCCATTCGCGTGGATGAGCTTTTCCAAATAGCATTGCACTGCTCATATTCGTGCGAAGTGAGAGACAGCTGGGGAGAGAAAATTAGGGAGACACGTGTCCCGGCTATCAATCAAAGAACTGAGCCAGTATTTTTTTTCCAACACACAGCCAGCAATCGATAGTATCTGCCGCAGCGCTGATTCCAGCTCTACATATatttctctcgctctctcagATGGCTCTCATATGCGCGGCCTGTCGGAAGAAGGAATAACCCAATAATACTGGAAATTAAGAGGACATTTAATGTGTATGCTGCTCATTTGATTtgaaatttgtattttttatgAATGCCGTTTCatcaaaaaatatttttgaagGAAACAGGTACCGGTTCGTTCCCGAAGCTTTCATAGATAAGCGTTGCGTGTCCGTTTCAGGAATCGCCATACTAAAATATCGATAGCTGGGGATATTTTCGACGGCGTACAGATTCCGCACACGCATTTTGCATGCGATATTTTGCAGTATTGtgcaataaattaaatataaaaaccgcAAACATCGCATGTGAATTTCCTTTCTGTTCTAATATGTGATATCGGCAGGgctcaaaactaacaacaaaaGCCAGAGCAGCTGTGACGGCGTCGAAAGCTCCCCGTGAAAAGCTTTGATGGTCTCCAATTGGACGCTCGCAAGCTCAGTGTCGTGTCGCACTCATTTTGGGGCCGTTGGTTTTCCGGGTGTGTGTTTCCCTCTAGCGCGTGCATCTGTTTTTGGCGCTCG contains:
- the LOC108152665 gene encoding tetratricopeptide repeat protein 27 translates to MLEDNTFSEYYLCNFNDAVPLDDLPADEQLRQLWTGQELWTVEDLRQIITNWQERDSHIKETPTQLLNRFLRLFFAFVQNNCTGPFDKVADCQKMLSQLQLEAFEPQEQLKASGEELNPNVKTGELLVVAREILRGLLEAYPDSKVLAVWNIRLICQHQLIMDDLAASLYEQFKAGAVVLRPQAKHFSSRELQSLLLLELANGYLLFHRSEMASQVLDELCSHLQVELKVEGLLGVRTKFQQKPLPQLCLKVEQLSELTEASSPALPAAAETNRQTKLPKLLLLEDDTRLERIRFIEPKDNDVMTLPSVLQALVLAKVKQLKRSQPKDRLADEQLEPYTQTLLYQEHGPLQVRQAALLLNCLQESNQRRTVERSWKQCEECVKLLDHSEEQQSLRSRLSYGFAAHLQPIWQVQLQLVDLLRSLGMTKTALDICLKIQAWQQVIDCYTSLELRHKAAEIIRQELEKKPTALLYCLLGDAIDDPQCYEQAWLHSKKTSSKAQSYWGNYFYRRAEYAQALEHFQLSLEINTLQESTLLRCGYSAMQLEKWEAAVKSYLAYTHLEANGFESWNNLAKALINLGDKQRAHRVLGEALKCNYSNWKVWENYMLVAVDTCHWDDAMRGYQRLSELKQHYLDQEVLARIVYGIAKQHQEGPSQLLIKRIVQLLGQQCIQHGNEPLVWELAAVVAATPLKKAERLVKSYRAYTAKHLGWEVKAEHAQKALDLCLEVAELSLAAVQEHAADESEVMITSTLNSARLSGTSCLNALRRAINVNVPPEQQEKAEQLDKRIADLTQVVQQRMNTQRSV
- the LOC117186758 gene encoding WD repeat-containing protein 92-like; amino-acid sequence: MDKPQLIEHLNASVNYTVYDTKWIPLSAKFVVLGSKANSHGIMDIYELNEDQLVKVKTVEKKVAFKCGTFGAASLRNRHIAIGDFEGRLQVLDMERPELPVYNVKAHTAIINTIDAIGGNQHNCGAPEIVTGSRDGAVKVWDIRQGQSPVVDISPPPQMGDGINQSSGRRDCWAVAFGNTFNSEERMVAAGYDNGDLKLFDLRTLSVRWEASMKNGICGLEFDRRDIPMNKLAVTTLEGGLLVYDMRHQHPTKGFSYVEERNAGRSVGTNGVISGPKATVWMARHLPQNRDVFLTGGGTGSIRLWQYEYPDKRVVQDADGNKTGVAGTLHMVSAATLSSQPVHCFDWHPDKLGLAVCGAFDQSVRVLISTKLNVL